The following are encoded together in the Oncorhynchus gorbuscha isolate QuinsamMale2020 ecotype Even-year linkage group LG03, OgorEven_v1.0, whole genome shotgun sequence genome:
- the LOC124028447 gene encoding msx2-interacting protein-like isoform X4 translates to MFAAGVSPGPGSSSAMGGSFETPEPHFESRIRGDPFTLSSAARRDPYRDDRGRRVDRTYHHRRSRSSHSSQSRHPSPQRTTGQTPKAPHSPKRAPLSPERGPCSRSRSRSSSSDSVSSTSSTGSGSSDSNSSSSEGSRARSVQSSATHAPPSQPCSMVMEGDEPRRSFGIRVQNLPVRSTDTSLKDGLFHEFKKHGKVTSVQIHGASEDRYGLVFFRQQEDQEKALNVSKGKLFFGMMIEVSVWNGPVFPSETESENEFRPLDGRIDEFHPKATRTLFIGNLEKTTSYQQLLDIFQRFGEIVDIDIKKVNGIPQYAFVQYSDIASVCKAIKKMDGEYLGSNRLKLGFGKSMPTTCVWLDGLASNITEQYLTRHFCRYGHVVKVVFDRLKGMALILYNNTDFAQAAVRETKGWKIGGNKIKVDFASQESQMAFYRSMQASGQDIRDFYEIPTERREERPRPPYHEFSAERAYFENVRTPGTIYPEDPHRDYPARSRERYSELEHYQGEHFDPRYHEDPREFRDYRDPFEQDIRKYTYIQRERERERERFEADRVRWSPSHPRRPITPSASPSPSERAPRDPERQVYSQSSERSGSCSSLSPPRFDKADKAPPLEHGASSKSERLEKDAHLVEPERGAGAEKSKRGRRKEKGDKEKGEKSKSRKGKVQSPGIPPSEIKLDPSLDGGSGRGKVSDQDSLERQIYKGDNDPPPSDPAATTSRHEPVKSERLESGKGEIADKDVKTRSKKHQKSDTGNDGKDPSLDSDRLAARKRRFGDASGRTIRQKRRRLEDGSQPPDFGASTAFSKETDGDNKAQQKDSQRRDSRSKTERLVFPGSQDPVMRGQEVLPEGSMDPIDSKRHSMSRRFSHDGNMDQDNARDQDPPSPFKYGAQDNDKGVKEEPLDIDLSQSYRKQMEQRRLHQQLQEPDKQEKTGSPQDLEREDLEHRSLVHEVGKPPQDVTDNFPSHKLKKLEQFDADISAKRGDRVYRSFRQKSEDPEWNNTASPGLQHFSRRAEDPEWNNTASPGLQHFSHHGEEDFAVSSHLREVKTEDKSHPDLELAVKRTHTMQMSKSNTPLQISEEEREKRWESRVKQDFLPDLNFSRGIAKNPHHRKRLEYGIVHDLEPGEVRSDSEEDRENKPHSPMPSTSVPLSDRQRVDRFSDPKLATLERMKFYSFALDQTITPDTKALLERAKSLSSSREDNWSFLDYDSHFAGLRSRKDTEKVESAPRPTPSWYMKKKKIRSSGSEDKLDDRKEEPKPKPEEHERRELFASRFLHSSIFEQDSRRLQHLERKHEDPEQSQQTGQQGPADWQPDTEPVVLFHSRFLEFTRLQQQKDQPLPDVKRADSIDDNRVKSPEAEQQPLQLPKTSELVMDPEIKPISPAEDMISQPPLMPKEISRPKQMSPPLPPKQMSPPKHISPLIPPKEMSPPVETRVMFTPSLEPAALEPLTKEENIKNETLPPLPQMSPRSMSPPASVNLVAPEPIRLVRKVKRFPSEEKSKDIAQDIKTLTPEQSSNSDCHIHKTLLSRSELELAPPELPPELKSSTPPNLVDEISKEDTNTEDTDTHTEVEKKLDLNQIQVLVDNETRDESISPQKSKNKKSKSPTQVPLTPLVSANSSEKPLTRKSERTKRASSPRAESLKGSLDSKSTGKSPIHGADPEHGTEQSMYVGRARRRNVKSVYATPVEEDATKGTGKDVTESPRSARKRGGDKDKEAAPQQPLEQDSLAPITSRRGRPPKNRQKGEDMLTAKGDRSKMETKDTDSNESESSERISKVSKGRHSPHGHKVLASQLPMPTVTGSSRKGGKTEPPEDVAQPIDFTEEDNLAMPDSTVSCKEDSVVPVVTKKENVKQQLGTEKSRDQDGQKIDSIDEKASGTKLGEKETEPPVMEEQPVLEKSGRGKAPRLTRIPKSPVLKNLKIRLNVTEVKDLLQMGDEEPGNQDDSSKKTKPGEPTNDPLLLEPSPGQDVSSSNEDKDGVTENKPPIDPKTLLQQEQELEQAVENIAKLTDPTLPAEPPTPPAQPPAELKIETEEDKPANPASEYELAAAIDSIMGEDIAVPLPQEPVNSAVVDSDLEIPTFIQPTKEAEPVTNISPVQGESFFPTTPRKGAKGRAKTPKRSKSQKSNKKDAVKESSLDLENTSVITSDSTPSNEQPVPESIPSSTVAGVITATSWKPETAHLAPKTTDMPKESKLPPAPAEQPPPKHLKPVCPTTKSPTLTKPHTQPPPPECISPSLSPPPTRPNIRTTQPSRIAVSPPDWLNQSKDAIVPSSPRASAAPVENPGLPLDSEHMETDHNISDLRRILMKHKNVSLPVPSSSTAPSNLGTSSLRDPPHPSDGNTPMVVVPSKAPLNDNRLPSHPAQPVVRPPASLPSPESKSVISVISSTATSVISRVCNPPDMEKVNMSVDRNPCVDMPLPKQAYRPPSMEDRDSGLYHGPSVGEEGGSAGRYLVESSGLGTGSIPGLRVNTSEGVVVLSHSGQIKEGPQRISAKISQIPPATAVDMESQQLVSMPQIKQEMYTHSQSNTPKCPQIQTDHGHPKTQQPVSAIKQENTGMEKLESPYPSGPQGVVKRLQQTVSSPQVMGYHHPEFTMLLKHPKKVDGADAMTADGGKPSWNSAISPAMSPHLPSPAGNHVGFVSGSATDRTPSHLSGVKQEPRSPRKSGHPHSPFTKVSSPIGGSSPKGLPGMLPSGLPAMQQYVTSVHHPEQSVIMQPHSAHSGIGRMSPHRVSQAIPMGHLVQGEVRVNTPPLSVMSFGMHGDPLASPWSGPLQQRPTSPQAVGRDIVLKVNPGNVRGHEGEQEDARRFHQATGRPSATQLKPESMQVDPRGALRSGLQLDPYMSPRDMRVLMHHPQGERSASEPHQGHIQETVPPSSTSTNITSSLSPRAHLLTKGVSEKDGTKPQEVKSPHSPLKDGMMGIRPSMAAMASPQRVQLLPSGTGASFSEYPGMYSNTRAVHSQIPETSFGVNQAPINITSALGTDPSQSQADGKVKQVGHQPVNMVQLLTKYPIVWQGLLALKNDQAAVQLHFVCGNKALALRSLPLPEGGALLRIVQRMRLEASQLDGVARRMTGESEFCLLLALPCGRDQDDVLNQTQALRTAFINYLQAKLAAGIINVPNPGSNQPAYVLQIFPPCEFSESHLSRLAPDLLNRISNISPHLMIVITSV, encoded by the exons ATGTTTGCAGCTGGAGTTAGCCCTGGGCCAGGAAGTAGCAGTGCAATGGGTGGGAGCTTTGAAACCCCAGAGCCTCATTTTGAGTCCAGGATCCGAGGAGATCCCTTCACCTTGTCTAGTGCTGCACGCCGCGACCCCTATCGAGATGACAGGGGACGTCGTGTTGACAGGACTTACCATCACCGCCGCAGTCGATCATCTCATTCCTCACAGTCTCGACACCCCTCCCCGCAAAGGACCACGGGACAAACACCCAAAGCCCCCCATTCCCCCAAAAGAGCCCCCCTCTCCCCAGAAAGAGGTCCGTGCTCTAGGTCCCGCAGTAGGTCCTCTAGCTCTGATTCTgtcagcagcaccagcagcactGGCAGTGGCAG CAGCGATTCAAACAGCAGTTCAAGTGAAGGGTCTCGTGCACGCTCTGTTCAGTCCTCTGCTACACATGCACCTCCCTCTCAGCCCTGTTCCATGGTGATGGAAGGTGATGAGCCACGCAGAAGCTTTGGCATCAGGGTGCAGAACCTACCAGTGCGTTCCACAG ACACAAGTTTGAAAGATGGACTGTTCCATGAGTTCAAGAAACATGGGAAAGTGACATCTGTGCAGATCCACGGGGCCTCAGAGGACCGATATGGTCTGGTGTTCTTCAGGCAGCAGGAAGACCAAGAGAAAGCCCTCAACGTCTCCAAAGGAAAGCTTTTTTTCGGCATGATGATCGAGGTTTCTGTCTGGAACGGCCCTG TCTTTCCCTCAGAAACTGAGAGCGAGAATGAATTCAGGCCATTAGATGGACGGATTGATGAATTCCACCCCAAGGCCACAAGGACCCTGTTTATCGGCAACTTGGAGAAGACCACCAGTTACCAACAGCTCCTTGATATCTTCCAGCGCTTTGGAGAGATTGTG GATATTGACATTAAAAAAGTCAATGGTATTCCTCAATATGCCTTTGTGCAGTATTCTGATATTGCCAGTGTCTGCAAAGCTATAAAGAAGATGGATGGAGAGTATTTAGGGAGCAACCGGCTCAAG CTGGGTTTTGGAAAGAGTATGCCCACAACATGTGTTTGGCTGGACGGTTTGGCTTCCAACATCACAGAGCAATATCTCACACGCCACTTCTGCCGCTATGGACATGTAGTCAAG GTGGTGTTTGACAGGTTGAAGGGGATGGCTCTCATCTTGTATAACAACACAGATTTTGCACAGGCAGCTGTCAGGGAGACCAAAGGCTGGAAGATTGGAGGCAACAAAATAAAA GTGGATTTTGCCAGCCAAGAGAGTCAGATGGCTTTTTATCGCTCTATGCAGGCCTCGGGGCAAGACATTAGAGACTTCTATGAAATTCCAACTGAAAGAAG GGAGGAACGACCAAGACCTCCATACCATGAGTTCTCAGCAGAAAGAGCTTACTTTGAGAATGTACGCACCCCTGGCACCATTTACCCCGAAGACCCTCACAGAGACTACCCCGCCCGCAGCCGTGAGCGGTATTCGGAGTTGGAGCATTACCAGGGAGAACACTTTGACCCACGCTATCATGAGGACCCTCGGGAGTTCAGGGATTATCGAGATCCTTTTGAGCAGGACATTCGGAAATACACATACATCCAGAGGGAGCGAGAAAGGGAGCGGGAGCGCTTTGAGGCAGACCGAGTCAGGTGGAGCCCGTCTCATCCACGGCGCCCGATCACCCCTTCTGCCTCCCCTTCACCATCTGAGCGTGCTCCCAGAGACCCAGAGCGACAGGTCTACAGCCAGTCCTCTGAGCGAAGTGGTAGTTGCAGCTCACTCTCACCACCACGCTTTGACAAGGCTGACAAGGCTCCTCCATTGGAACATGGAGCCAGCTCTAAGAGTGAGAGGTTGGAAAAAGACGCCCACTTGGTTGAACCTGAGCGTGGAGCTGGGGCTGAGAAAAGCAAGCGGGGAAGACGAAAGGAGAAAGGTGACAAAGAAAAAGGGGAGAAGAGTAAATCAAGGAAAGGAAAGGTGCAATCTCCCGGCATCCCACCATCTGAGATCAAGCTAGATCCCAGCCTGGATGGAGGCTCTGGAAGGGGAAAGGTGTCGGACCAAGACAGCCTtgagagacagatatataaaggTGACAATGACCCTCCTCCTTCAGATCCGGCAGCGACAACCTCTCGCCATGAGCCTGTGAAAAGTGAGAGACTTGAGTCAGGGAAAGGTGAGATCGCAGACAAGGATGTTAAAACACGATCCAAGAAACACCAAAAGTCTGACACTGGAAATGATGGGAAAGATCCATCACTGGATTCTGATCGGCTGGCTGCGAGAAAGAGGCGCTTTGGAGATGCCAGTGGGAGGACCATTCGGCAGAAGAGGAGAAGGCTGGAGGATGGGAGTCAACCCCCAGACTTTGGAGCAAGCACTGCCTTTTCAAAAGAGACGGATGGTGACAATAAGGCTCAACAAAAAGACTCCCAGCGGAGGGATTCAAGATCCAAAACGGAGAGGCTGGTGTTTCCTGGTAGTCAGGATCCTGTAATGAGAGGACAGGAAGTGCTGCCCGAGGGGAGCATGGACCCTATAGACTCAAAACGCCACAGCAtgtctagaaggttctcccacgATGGGAACATGGATCAGGATAATGCAAGAGATCAAGATCCACCAAGCCCTTTCAAATATGGTGCACAGGACAATGACAAGGGTGTCAAGGAAGAGCCTCTGGATATTGACCTCTCCCAGAGTTACCGCAAACAGATGGAGCAGAGGAGACTTCACCAACAGCTCCAAGAGCCAGACAAACAAGAAAAAACAGGAAGTCCACAAGACTTAGAAAGGGAGGATCTTGAACACCGCAGTCTGGTACATGAAGTGGGAAAGCCACCTCAAGACGTCACAGATAATTTCCCATCTCATAAACTCAAGAAACTAGAGCAATTTGATGCAGATATTAGTGCCAAGAGGGGGGACCGTGTCTACAGGAGCTTCCGGCAAAAGAGTGAAGATCCTGAGTGGAACAACACTGCATCTCCAGGCTTGCAACACTTCTCTCGTCGTGCTGAAGATCCTGAGTGGAACAACACTGCATCTCCAGGCTTGCAACACTTTTCTCATCATGGTGAAGAGGACTTTGCTGTATCTTCACACCTCAGGGAGGTTAAAACAGAGGATAAAAGCCACCCAGACCTGGAGCTGGCAGTCAAAAGGACACATACAATGCAAATGTCCAAGTCAAACACTCCTTTACAAATTAGTGAGGAAGAGCGGGAAAAACGTTGGGAAAGCAGAGTCAAGCAAGATTTTTTACCCGACTTAAACTTCTCAAGAGGCATTGCAAAAAATCCACACCATCGCAAGCGTTTGGAGTACGGAATTGTGCATGATTTGGAGCCTGGGGAAGTACGATCCGATTctgaggaggatagagagaacaAACCACACTCTCCTATGCCCTCTACTTCGGTACCTTTGTCTGACAGGCAGAGAGTGGACAGATTTTCAGACCCTAAGCTTGCCACCTTGGAAAGGATGAAGTTCTACTCCTTTGCACTTGACCAAACCATCACACCAGATACCAAGGCCCTGCTAGAGCGAGCAaagtctctgtcctcctctagggaGGACAACTGGTCTTTCTTGGACTATGATTCACACTTTGCTGGTTTACGCAGTAGGAAAGATACTGAAAAGGTAGAGTCAGCACCTCGACCTACACCCTCTTGGtacatgaagaagaagaaaattcGCAGTAGTGGGTCTGAAGACAAACTAGATGACCGGAAGGAAGAGCCCAAGCCCAAGCCAGAGGAACATGAACGCAGGGAACTGTTTGCCTCACGTTTCCTTCACAGCTCGATATTTGAGCAGGACTCAAGACGTCTTCAGCACCTTGAGCGAAAGCATGAGGACCCTGAGCAGAGTCAGCAAACTGGTCAGCAAGGCCCGGCAGACTGGCAGCCTGACACAGAACCAGTTGTCCTCTTCCATAGCCGCTTTTTGGAGTTCACACGGCTTCAACAGCAGAAAGACCAACCGCTACCGGATGTGAAAAGGGCAGATTCAATAGATGACAATAGGGTGAAGTCACCTGAGGCAGAACAGCAACCTCTGCAGTTACCGAAAACCTCAGAACTTGTCATGGATCCAGAGATTAAACCTATTAGCCCAGCTGAGGACATGATTTCCCAGCCTCCACTTATGCCCAAGGAGATATCTCGACCCAAGCAGATGTCTCCACCCCTTCCACCCAAGCAGATGTCTCCACCCAAGCATATATCTCCACTCATTCCACCCAAAGAGATGTCTCCACCAGTGGAAACACGTGTCATGTTTACTCCATCCCTAGAGCCAGCTGCTCTAGAACCTTTGACTAAAGAAGAAAACATAAAAAATGAAACGCTCCCTCCCCTCCCGCAAATGTCTCCCCGTTCGATGTCTCCCCCTGCTTCTGTTAATTTAGTAGCCCCCGAGCCCATTCGTTTGGTGAGAAAAGTTAAAAGATTCCCTAGTGAAGAGAAATCTAAAGATATAGCTCAGGATATTAAAACATTGACCCCTGAGCAGTCTTCCAACAGTGATTGCCATATTCATAAAACGTTATTGAGTCGTTCTGAGCTTGAGCTGGCACCTCCTGAATTACCACCTGAATTGAAAAGTTCCACACCACCTAACCTTGTTGATGAGATATCAAAAGAGGATACCAACACTGAAGATACAGACACTCATACAGAGGTGGAAAAGAAACTTGATCTTAATCAGATACAGGTGCTTGTTGATAATGAAACCAGGGATGAGTCAATTTCACCACAGAAGTCCAAGAACAAAAAGAGTAAGTCTCCTACTCAAGTCCCACTGACTCCTTTGGTTTCAGCAAATAGTTCAGAGAAACCGCTTACACGCAAGAGTGAACGCACAAAGCGTGCATCATCCCCTAGAGCGGAGTCTTTGAAGGGAAGCTTGGATTCCAAATCCACAGGCAAGTCTCCCATACATGGTGCAGACCCCGAGCATGGCACAGAGCAAAGTATGTATGTTGGAAGAGCAAGACGTAGAAATGTGAAATCTGTATATGCCACCCCAGTTGAGGAAGATGCCACTAAAGGGACTGGAAAGGATGTAACTGAGTCACCACGTTCTGCACGAAAGCGAGGTGGAGACAAAGACAAAGAAGCAGCCCCTCAGCAACCATTAGAACAGGATTCACTTGCACCTATCACCTCAAGGCGGGGACGTCCTCCTAAGAATCGGCAAAAAGGAGAGGACATGTTAACAGCTAAAGGGGATAGATCAAAAATGGAGACCAAGGATACGGACTCCAATGAATCAGAGAGTAGTGAAAGAATCTCAAAAGTGTCAAAAGGCAGACATTCTCCTCATGGTCATAAAGTGTTGGCAAGTCAGTTACCCATGCCCACAGTGACTGGATCCAGTAGGAAGGGGGGAAAAACGGAGCCCCCTGAAGATGTTGCTCAACCGATAGATTTTACAGAGGAGGACAATTTGGCCATGCCAGATTCCACTGTCTCATGTAAAGAAGATTCTGTGGTGCCAGTTGTGACAAAAAAAGAGAATGTCAAGCAACAACTAGGAACAGAGAAATCAAGAGATCAAGACGGGCAGAAAATTGACTCTATTGACGAGAAAGCCAGTGGAACTAAATTAGGTGAGAAAGAGACTGAACCTCCAGTCATGGAAGAACAGCCTGTTTTGGAGAAGAGTGGGAGAGGAAAAGCCCCACGCTTGACACGGATTCCAAAATCTCCTGTCCTCAAGAACCTCAAGATCAGACTAAATGTCACTGAGGTGAAAGATTTACTTCAAATGGGAGATGAAGAACCCGGAAATCAGGATGATTCTTCTAAAAAGACTAAACCAGGCGAACCTACTAATGACCCATTATTATTAGAGCCTAGTCCAGGACAAGATGTGAGTTCTAGCAACGAGGATAAAGATGGGGTGACAGAGAATAAGCCTCCAATAGATCCTAAAACTTTGCTACAACAGGAACAGGAGCTGGAGCAAGCTGTGGAGAACATTGCTAAGCTGACAGACCCAACCCTCCCAGCTGAGCCACCCACTCCACCTGCCCAACCACCTGCAGAATTAAAAATTGAGACTGAAGAAGACAAACCAGCCAATCCTGCTAGTGAGTATGAACTTGCTGCTGCAATTGATTCCATTATGGGTGAGGATATAGCCGTCCCTCTGCCCCAAGAGCCGGTAAATAGTGCTGTTGTGGATTCAGATCTAGAGATTCCAACCTTCATCCAGCCGACCAAGGAAGCTGAACCTGTGACTAACATATCTCCTGTTCAGGGGGAGTCCTTTTTCCCAACCACACCCAGGAAAGGTGCTAAGGGCAGAGCTAAAACACCGAAGCGGTCTAAGAGCCAAAAGTCTAACAAAAAGGATGCTGTAAAAGAAAGTTCATTAGACCTGGAGAACACCTCTGTTATCACATCAGACAGCACACCCTCCAACGAACAGCCTGTTCCAGAAAGTATTCCCTCATCTACAGTTGCTGGTGTCATTACAGCCACCTCTTGGAAGCCTGAAACGGCGCATTTGGCTCCCAAGACTACAGACATGCCTAAAGAATCAAAGTTGCCTCCAGCCCCTGCAGAGCAACCTCCACCTAAACATCTGAAACCTGTCTGCCCCACAACCAAAAGTCCCACTCTCACCAAGCCTCatacacaaccaccaccaccagagTGCATCTCACCCTCACTTTCTCCACCCCCAACCCGGCCAAACATCAGAACCACACAGCCAAGCAGGATTGCAGTTTCCCCACCAGATTGGCTCAACCAGTCCAAGGATGCAATTGTCCCTTCCTCTCCTAGAGCATCAGCAGCTCCCGTAGAGAACCCAGGACTTCCCCTTGACTCTGAGCACATGGAGACTGATCACAACATCAGTGACTTGCGTAGGATTCTCATGAAGCACAAAAATGTTTCACTCCCAGTCCCAAGCAGTAGTACTGCTCCTTCCAATCTGGGCACCTCGTCCCTTAGGGATCCTCCACATCCTTCTGATGGTAATACTCCAATGGTTGTTGTACCTAGTAAGGCCCCTCTAAATGACAACAGGCTGCCATCTCATCCAGCTCAGCCTGTAGTCCGGCCCCCAGCCTCACTACCATCCCCTGAGTCGAAGTCTGTGATTTCTGTTATCTCCTCCACTGCCACTTCTGTTATCAGTCGTGTTTGTAATCCTCCCGACATGGAGAAAGTTAATATGTCGGTTGACAGAAATCCCTGTGTGGACATGCCACTTCCCAAGCAGGCATACAGGCCGCCCAGCATGGAGGACAGGGACAGTGGTTTGTACCATGGACCATCAGttggtgaggagggtggaagtgCTGGGAGGTACTTGGTTGAGAGCTCCGGTCTGGGTACGGGCTCTATCCCAGGTCTAAGGGTGAATACCTCAGAGGGAGTGGTGGTGCTGAGTCACTCAGGGCAGATCAAGGAGGGACCACAGAGGATCAGTGCCAAAATCAGCCAGATCCCACCAGCTACTGCAGTTGACATGGAATCTCAGCAGCTTGTGTCCATGCCCCAAATAAAACAAGAGATGTATACCCACTCCCAGTCAAACACTCCAAAGTGTCCTCAAATACAGACAGACCATGGGCATCCTAAGACGCAACAACCTGTGTCTGCTATTAAACAAGAAAACACTGGTATGGAAAAGTTAGAATCTCCCTACCCATCAGGGCCTCAAGGAGTTGTGAAGAGGCTCCAGCAGACGGTTAGTAGTCCACAAGTGATGGGTTACCATCATCCAGAGTTCACAATGTTATTGAAGCATCCAAAAAAAGTGGATGGAGCTGATGCTATGACTGCTGATGGGGGTAAACCATCTTGGAACTCTGCCATAAGTCCTGCAATGAGCCCCCACTTGCCCTCTCCGGCTGGCAACCACGTAGGCTTTGTTTCCGGCTCGGCCACTGACAGAACTCCATCACATCTCAGTGGGGTCAAACAGGAGCCCCGTTCTCCTCGCAAGTCAGGCCACCCACACTCTCCGTTCACTAAAGTGTCCTCTCCCATTGGCGGTTCCTCTCCGAAAGGCCTCCCTGGGATGCTGCCCTCTGGCCTTCCCGCCATGCAGCAGTATGTCACCAGTGTCCACCACCCTGAGCAGTCTGTTATCATGCAACCTCACAGTGCTCACAGTGGCATTGGCAGGATGTCACCCCATCGTGTCTCCCAAGCAATCCCCATGGGGCACCTTGTCCAAGGAGAGGTCAGGGTGAACACACCACCCCTCTCTGTGATGAGTTTCGGGATGCATGGAGACCCTCTTGCCTCTCCCTGGTCTGGTCCTCTCCAGCAACGTCCCACCTCGCCCCAGGCGGTAGGCAGAGACATAGTCCTCAAGGTTAACCCTGGGAATGTAAGGGGCCACGAGGGAGAGCAAGAGGATGCCAGACGCTTCCATCAGGCCACagggagaccatctgccacccaGCTGAAACCAGAGAGTATGCAGGTGGATCCCCGCGGAGCTCTACGTAGCGGGCTACAGCTGGACCCGTACATGTCACCCAGGGACATGCGTGTGCTCATGCACCACCCGCAGGGAGAGCGCTCTGCCTCAGAACCGCACCAGGGACACATCCAAGAGACTGTCCCACCCTCTTCGACATCTACCAATATCACCTCGTCCCTGTCCCCCAGGGCACATCTGCTGACTAAAGGTGTTTCTGAGAAGGATGGCACAAAGCCACAGGAGGTCAAGAGCCCACACTCTCCTCTGAAGGATGGGATGATGGGGATTCGGCCATCTATGGCCGCCATGGCGTCCCCACAAAGGGTGCAGTTGCTGCCATCGGGGACCGGAGCTTCCTTCTCAGAGTATCCAGGAATGTACAGCAACACCCGGGCCGTCCATTCCCAGATCCCAGAGACTTCTTTTGGGGTCAACCAGGCACCTATCAACATCACTTCTGCCTTA GGTA